gtgtacttaGAGAGAAGGCATGTTTGGCAACTTTATAAAGGCAGCAGGAGGGCTTTTTAATTCTGTCCCCAGGATGTAATGACCGAAACCGAAAAAGGATATACCCAGTGACTCTAAACAAGAATACGTCAGCGAGATATTTCATATCCTTACCGAGCTGTTGTTTAAAATGCACTACGCAACTTACACTGTACTTTCAAAGCATTTACAGCAGTTTTTGGAAGAAGGAACCtgtatgttaatgttacaaaacagagAAACAACCTTGTATgcagaattaacaaatgttttttCTGCTGCTGTTGTATCTGATAACACAGCAGAAATAGCGCAATCTCTAAATCTGTTATGATCTTTTGCTCACTTCGGCAAACGACGAGAACTAAGTTTCCACAGCTCAGTGGTTGAGTCATATAACTGCTACTTAAAGATTGGGATTGCAATCTAATAGTGACTTTGATGTTCGGGGTAAGTTAAAAGTAATGATTAGAATTGTGATTTAAGGGTTATGTGTAGATGCTCCTGGAAGTTTGGCTGTTGCTGAATCATTTGGCTCTGTGCAAATCGACGATGTGCGGTTTAACTTgagtaattaaaaaatgaaatttcAGAAAGTTGCTAAACGTTACAAATGTGTTACTGGgtattttgaatgtgttttcCTGATTTCACCACATGTGCAATTGCATAGTAATAACCAAACTCCAAACAGGAATTGgtggtttaaattttttttttttttatttgtttcaagaaaaaaaagtgcCAGTAACAATTTGGAGGAAAGTGTTACACATTAATCAAAAAACATTCCTTCATAAACACACTCAGAAGCATTAACTATTGTATAAGCGCTTGTTATAAGCAATCTTAAGTATGTTATAACAATATTTTAAGCCTGGTTATTGCTGTTAATATCTGAGCCTGTATTCACAGTTCTATTTCCTTGCAAGCTCACAGTATGCAGACGGTTAGAAGGGGGGCAGGTATGGCTGAGGCTAAGCTCCCTTTCAGTAGAGTTCACATTACTTGAGTCCTTTATCCCCCGCAATCTTTTGAGCATGGATTCCTTCAGAGCCCACAGCTTGTCCTTGAACTCCTTTCTGAGGAGCACGTACAGGATTGGGTTGATACAGCTGTTTATGTAGCCAATGCTCGAGGCCAGAGGGAGGTACAGTTGTAAATGTTGGAGCACTTCCTTTCTTAGGGAGTAAATGGCGATCACTTGGACTATCCCAAGAATGCGAGatggcaaccaggtgatgaaGAAGGAGAGCACGGCTGCCGCAAGCAATCTGTAGAGGTTATTGAAGCGGAGCCGCTCAGTTTTCATCCTATAAGCAATGACTGAGTAGGAGGAGGTGATGACTCCAAGGGGAATTAAAAAGCCACAAATGAAAATGGGCAGGAAGACCGCTAAAACATTGGCCAGCATTTGTTGTCCCCTCTGAGAAGTGCTGTTTTGCGTGTCCGAGACATTGCTGGCGACGTATATATCCACAAAGCAGATCGAAACGTTCTTTTTGGTTTCTTTAAGTGTTGAATAAAAAGCCAAAGGCAGACTCATGGCGAAGGTCAGGACCCACAGGCACTGACTAACCTTTTGAGCGAGTCGCTTTGGTCGGTGGTTACGATGCCACAGCGGGTAGACCATTGCGATGCAGCGATCAATACTGACGGCCATCAGGATGAAGGCGCTGGTGTACATGTTGACAGTGGAAAGGAAGTAATACCCTTTGCAAAGCGCTAAACCAAAGGGCCAGCGGCGCAGGAAGAGACTGACCATTCGAAGAGGCAGCCAGAGGATGAAGAAGAAGTCTGCCAGTGCCAGGTTGAGAAACCACATGTTGAATTCGGTCTTCTTCAACTGGAAGCCGGTAAGCCAGATGACAATCCCATTCCCAGTGATCCCAACGATGAAGATGAGGCTGCAGAGGAGCAGGTTTAAGTAGTGCACCACCTCTTCAGGATTCCCAATGCCTTGTTTCGGAGGCTCCCCAGTCACAGTCATTTTCTTCCCAAAGTGTCAGCCCCTGTTCTCAAACAAGCAGGAGATAGTCAAACCTGCTGAATATCACTCTGGTTAATACCACGCCCCGCTTATTGAAATCAGATTGAAATGTCCCGACTGCAATATAACGGGAGTCGATGGgaacaagctcctgataatatcactttggttaataTCACACTCCTCTGAATAGCAAGGAAATGTAACATTTATACAattgatttccaccccacttaatataACTCCAAATTGTCTTCatgaactgtactgtattttgacaGATTCAGTATACACTGTGCTCTACAGCCTTGTGGTCACACGATCGCCCAGCGTGACTTGCAGAGAGCAgaagtgtgtgtgcagtgttttcTTAACCATTGCATATTACAATGAAAGCATTCCAGATTGtgttccaaaaataaatacatattaaaaaagaggatacaaaaaaaataaatagtaaataagCTCTTCCTCTAGGTGAAGAGTTAAGTTTTAACTTTTTAATATGCATTTCCAAATTAACAGGACACTACAAAATGATTAACTTAAAATCTTGCCCAACTTACAGCTTTTCAAGTGCAGACTGATGGTCAACAGTGGACTGATCCAACTTGCTGGTTGCGTCCCTTCTGAACCTTCAGTTAGAAGAAATTCTTAACTTGCTTTAGTAAGAGCCTTTAAGGTCAGGACCGCAAATCACAGTGGAGCAGGAAGTGTCTGCATTAGAAATCTCTAGAAGACCAAAAGAGCAGTTCAGCATGATTTCCCATGACATCACTGAGCAAGTTTACTTAGAAAATACACCTTGTTACCAAGAGGGTCCAGTTCCTTGCCAGTCTACAGGGAGATTGGGCTGACTGGAACTGATGTAGCCCTCGTTGAGTTCACTAAAGAGGAAATCGGTTTGTATTGTGTTAGCAATGAATCGGAGGGTTTCATATTAATATTACtcaaatctattttttattttttttggattgtCAAAATCTGACTTCCACAAATGCATAACATGATTCTTCCCACTCAATTTTACAAAAGTAATAAACTGATCAACCGCACCTTATTTAGATGGGAGCATTATCCCATGGCTgtcaaacaataaaagaaaaaactccATAGGAACATTGCTGTATTTTCAAGGACACAACAGCCTTAAGTTATTCTTTcaataagcaaacaaaaaatgacaATGTATAAACCCCActataaaaaacatttcaaattctgTACATGAAAATAAAGCAACTCTATCATCAGATCAATATGCCTaagattaaataattaaaacaatatacaccaacaaattcaaaaacaaattTACATCACACAGTACAAAAAAGTGCCTTACAAAAACCTCTGTGGAACCATATTTAAATTAAGTCCTACCAATTAGAAACTAAAAGGTTGAATCTTGGCAAGAAACTAATCtattacaaaatttaaaaaaatataaaagctATTCCCAGGTCTTTTGTTCTTTCTTCTTAGAAACAAGGGCTCTTTAATTGGCCACTTACTATGCTTTCCAGTTCTAGTTTCTAGCTTTGCATTCGGGACCCATTTAGTGATCCGAATGCTACAGCTCTGTAACTATTGATCCTGCTGCAGTTCCCCTCTCGCAGGGCTCTGAACATGCGGGAAGTCTGAGATAGAGCAGGATTCAAAGTTTAAAAGGTGGCTCTGTTTTAGATAATTAAGATAGACTTCATGACCTTCAGCATTCTCTAAAATGAGAAGGTGCAACAGGATTTCAGATACTATTACTACAAGACAGTACATTGTGTCTTTTTGAAATGAGCTTGGACTGTAGTTAATAGAAGTTATTTGCCTTCCAAACATATAGTACTGTCAAAACACACAGCTCCTTTAATAACATCCTAACACACTAGACTGCCTTGGTCAGACAGTGAAGAGCATGCAGCTAGAGATGTCATTATTAGAAGGGtttgcaataattctgaatgCTTCTAGGTTCTGTTGCTCCTTTGTTAAGTTCTATTTTTTCTCTGAATCTGCTTTTACCTggcctggagaatcctaaatgctgcccttcctcattctattcaaatcGTGTAACATTTcgactctgccagccccacctgctCTACATGTATAGATATAGGGAGTGGGccgggctggcagagttgaaaggtcacattgtcatgtgatttaaatggaatgagTCACTTCGgaatctccagacaagctcaagcGAGGAAAATGAGAATCACAGACAGGGAgtcttttatattaaaaaaaacacacattaaaatgacatttgaatcaATGTAATCTTTAACATTAAAGCTTGACTTTTAATTGTGAAGCGCCTGAAATTGGTTCAGGTGCATCTGAACTACTTGCTTGTTAATCATGCATACTGGCGGTTCCACTGAAGTCTTTTATTAGAAGAATGGAAATTGGTTTTGCAAAGAACTTGCAGTCAAAACCACCTGACTACTTTGGTAGTGTTGGAAACCAACCTCCAAAATTTTCATCAAGAGTTTAAGTGCCAGGATAGATCACTCTAGTGGAAGGCCCCACCACTTTGTGAAAAAGGCAAGAATCATTACAACTTCAGAGTTTGTGATTGGCCCAGTTTCAAGCTACACAACAAGGGACTAGACGTCTGTATTTATTCGGCATCCAATCAGACAAATGGCGTACCAAGTAGAAGCGAGCTGGGAACCGCCATGGCTTTGAAGTGATAAGCAAGAAACAAATGAGAACAAGATAAGCATCATTACTGTGACCAGACTCATTACATTACCCCTCCCCTCCTGTACATCTTTCAAAAATCCAAAGGGGTCAAGTCTCCAAAGTCACAGTCAAACAGTTCACTcacaccctccccctcctccaatCCAAAATGATAGTCATGATTTTGGGGTGGGGAAAGGTTGATAAAAGAATCCAATGGGAGGGAGAAATCCTCAGAGTTCCTATCCAGCTGGTAACTGGAAGACATCATAGGTGAAAGGTTACCAAAGTCAGGTAGCCCCCTCAGTGGAGATAAAGCGTTTGTCAGCAGAGGCTCTGTAGGGAAATTGAAAATAAGtgatggtttaaaaaataaaaaaataaaaactcaagcAAAACCTAAGCGGATCAACATTGCCTTTATCAGTGTGCAGCAAGATCTATACATCAGATACCTCCCAGTACCCACAAGATACTTAATAGGAAGTTGCATTGCACTAGCTACTTCATCTGCTACAACGTCAGTAACATTGATCATAGTGGAATGCACATTGTGAAGTCAGCGATATTGAACACAGACACTGGCTGTGCCGAAAAGCTTTAAGACTCGCTGTATTTACCCGTGATATTTAATCTTCTCTTTTTTGGAGTTTCTAGACATTACTAAGATCAACACTCCTGCAACTACACTGCCACTACACCACCTCATTTCGTTTCCGGAGTTATCTTTTCAGTTTCGAGCTTACAAGCGATGTTGGTGATAAAGGTTTAACTGTACAATCAGTAACCGTACAGCAGAGTTATGACCTGTGTTTTCTATGCAAGACCGTCTTTTTTACTCTGAAATACAGGGAGTAtatgttatagcattgtaaaatgttttatgcAGTGACTTAGATCGATCTAAAACCTAGCATATGTAATTAATTCAGGAAACGATATTTGCATTGCACAATTAATTAATATGAatgttgattattttattttgatgtgctttgttttgctgattcagtctattaaatgaaaaatatcactATATGAGGTACAAGATGTATCTCTCAGATCTTTTGCTGTGTATtcagttgctgtaaaactgtggtctAGTATTGACTGCTTACACACAAGATGTAGATACAGATAAAAAAGCACACccccacacatgcacacgcacataCAAATCCGCATACACACATACTGTGATTATCTATCTGTGTAAATAGACACGGTACTAACATTGATTAAAGACAAAGGTTCTTTATTTTAGAATATCtaaattccctttttaagaagttcaagtcaaatggaaatgtatgttcAGACTTGTGTACAGTACGaatctcttcttcttcctcctcttctggtGATGTCACACTTTCCAAGTCTTCCCAAAACAGCCATATTTTCTTTCTATATTAGGCAAGAGCAAcagtgggggagggagggtatttTCATACTAAAAGTAATGCTAGAAAGTACTTTACCCAGGAAAAAGGGAATTGACGCTTGGGTATAGACGCGCTGGTGTGCCACTGTCTACtggccatcaaaaaaaaaaaagacatgctgCA
The sequence above is drawn from the Acipenser ruthenus chromosome 29, fAciRut3.2 maternal haplotype, whole genome shotgun sequence genome and encodes:
- the LOC131702096 gene encoding N-formyl peptide receptor 3-like; this encodes MTVTGEPPKQGIGNPEEVVHYLNLLLCSLIFIVGITGNGIVIWLTGFQLKKTEFNMWFLNLALADFFFILWLPLRMVSLFLRRWPFGLALCKGYYFLSTVNMYTSAFILMAVSIDRCIAMVYPLWHRNHRPKRLAQKVSQCLWVLTFAMSLPLAFYSTLKETKKNVSICFVDIYVASNVSDTQNSTSQRGQQMLANVLAVFLPIFICGFLIPLGVITSSYSVIAYRMKTERLRFNNLYRLLAAAVLSFFITWLPSRILGIVQVIAIYSLRKEVLQHLQLYLPLASSIGYINSCINPILYVLLRKEFKDKLWALKESMLKRLRGIKDSSNVNSTERELSLSHTCPPSNRLHTVSLQGNRTVNTGSDINSNNQA